A section of the Triticum dicoccoides isolate Atlit2015 ecotype Zavitan chromosome 7A, WEW_v2.0, whole genome shotgun sequence genome encodes:
- the LOC119327422 gene encoding uncharacterized protein LOC119327422, translating into MWCLFLSLDPPYPFERLSICPTVSLAAGATMAAMPAAAACSWRKDIGREDKISLDSGSSSHRPTATTTVAGFVSVARRPYSKSNQWFAHVSLLSASRWLAWPAASLVDERHAREQWRPILPNRWWSLVQVSNRKQLAHESNAKYPIDWSHYHLLAYIPHGSSLIPLSRIDSAGSTLLNPFSFPEYPRMQCM; encoded by the exons ATGTGGTGTTTATTTTTGTCGCTTGACCCGCCTTATCCATTTGAGCGCCTATCGATCTGCCCTACCGTCTCATTAGCGGCGGGGGCAACAATGGCGGcgatgccggcggcggcggcttgcagcTGGCGCAAAGATATTGGCCGCGAAGACAAGATCTCGCTGGACAGTGGCTCTTCTTCTCACCGGCCAACGGCGACGACGACAGTGGCCGGCTTCGTTTCCGTCGCGCGACGACCATACTCAAAATCAAATCAATGGTTCGCTCATGTATCTCTTCTTTCGGCTTCCAGGTGGCTGGCATGGCCTGCCGCGTCGCTAGTGGATGAGCGTCATGCGAGAGAACAGTGGCGCCCAATTCTTCCCAATCGATGGTGGAGTCTCGTCCAAGTTTCCAACCGTAAGCAGCTGGCCCACGAATCAAATGCTAAGTACCCGATCGATTGGTCTCATTACCATCTGCTTGCATATATTCCTCATGGAAGCAGTTTAATCCCATTGAGCCGGATTGATTCTGCCGGCTCTACTCTTCTGAATCCTTTCAG TTTTCCAGAATATCCAAGGATGCAATGCATGTAA